A stretch of DNA from bacterium:
GGGCTCGTAGTGGCGGTCATCGCCGGAGCCGTGGCGATGGTTCCGGGGACGGCGGGCCTGGCCGCCGCGGCGCATACCGTCGACATCTCGATCGTCGCGGGGAAAGACGCGGCCGGTGGGGGGTTCGATTTCAACGGCTACCGCAACGGCGCGATGACGATCACCGTGCCCGTCGGCTGGCAGGTCGCCGTGCACTTTGTGAACGTCAACGACCTGCCGCACAGCGTGGCCGTGCTGGCGGTCGGCGCGGACAAGTCGCCGGCGCCGGGCGGGAGCCCCGTCTTCTCGGGCGCCACGACCAAGGACCTCGCCGGCGGACTTCCCAAGGGCGGGAAGCAGACCTTTACCTTCGAGGCCTCAAAGGCCGGGACGTACGAGTTCGTGTGCGGCGTGTCCGGACATGCGGTCGCCGGGATGTGGGACAAGCTGGTCGTCTCGGCCTCGGCCGAGGCGCCGAGTGTGACGCCGGCCGGCGCGGCGACGCTCACGGTGGGCGGCAACTAAGTCGAGAACGGAAGCGGGGGGCCCGGCGGGGGCCGCGCGTCGCGCGCCCGCCGGGCCCGGTTACACCAAGCTGAGGGGAGGCAGGCTGATGAGAGGCCGACGGTACCTGGCGATGGTGGCGGGCGGGGTGATCCTCGTGGCCGGTCTCTTCGCGGTCCGGCTGGGCGCCTCTCCGCTGCCGCACCCGCGGACCATCACGCTCGAGGCATCGCAGTGGCGGTACACGCCCGGCATCGTGACCGTGAACGAGGGCGATCCCATCACCCTCATTATCAAGGCCAGCGACGTGACGCACGGATTCTACCTCGACGGCTACAACGTGACCGAAACGGTCGTGCCCGGCCAGACG
This window harbors:
- a CDS encoding sulfocyanin-like copper-binding protein, encoding MMTARLARVIQRGLVVAVIAGAVAMVPGTAGLAAAAHTVDISIVAGKDAAGGGFDFNGYRNGAMTITVPVGWQVAVHFVNVNDLPHSVAVLAVGADKSPAPGGSPVFSGATTKDLAGGLPKGGKQTFTFEASKAGTYEFVCGVSGHAVAGMWDKLVVSASAEAPSVTPAGAATLTVGGN
- a CDS encoding cupredoxin domain-containing protein; its protein translation is MRGRRYLAMVAGGVILVAGLFAVRLGASPLPHPRTITLEASQWRYTPGIVTVNEGDPITLIIKASDVTHGFYLDGYNVTETVVPGQTITARFVATRSGRWMFRCAVTCGPFHPYMIGWLRVQPNVTLRLGLLALGAIGATALYAAWEEGSGR